One window of Triticum dicoccoides isolate Atlit2015 ecotype Zavitan chromosome 5A, WEW_v2.0, whole genome shotgun sequence genomic DNA carries:
- the LOC119301325 gene encoding delta(8)-fatty-acid desaturase 2-like, translating into MARTGLADATAPEADAMPAASKDAADVRMISTKELQAHAAADDLWISISGDVYDVTPWLRHHPGGEVPLITLAGQDATDAFMAYHPPSVRPLLRRFFVGRLSDYTVPPASADFRRLLAQLSSAGLFERVGHTPKFLLVAMSVLFCIALYCVLACSSTGAHMFAGGLIGFIWIQSGWIGHDSGHHQITKHPALNRLLQVVSGNCLTGLGIAWWKFNHNTHHISCNSLDHDPDLQHLPLFAVSTKLFNNLWSVCYERTLAFDAISKFFVSYQHWTFYPVMGFARINLLVQSIVFLITQKKVRQRWLEIAGVAAFWVWYPLLVSCLPNWWERVAFVLASFVITGIQHVQFCLNHFSSAVYVGPPKGNDWFERQTAGTLDIKCSPWMDWFHGGLQFQVEHHLFPRLPRCHYRMVAPIVRDLCKKHGLSYGAATFWEANVMTWKTLRAAALQAREATTGAVPKNLVWEALNTHG; encoded by the coding sequence ATGGCCCGCACGGGCCTCGCGGACGCAACGGCGCCGGAAGCCGACGCAATGCCGGCCGCCAGCAAGGACGCGGCCGACGTCCGCATGATCTCCACCAAGGAGCTGCAGGCGCACGCCGCCGCGGACGACCTCTGGATCTCCATCTCCGGGGACGTCTACGACGTCACGCCCTGGCTGCGCCACCACCCGGGCGGCGAGGTCCCGCTCATCACCCTCGCCGGCCAGGACGCCACCGACGCCTTCATGGCCTACCACCCGCCCTCCgtgcgcccgctcctccgccgcttcTTCGTCGGCCGCCTCTCCGACTACACCGTCCCCCCCGCCTCCGCCGACTTCCGCCGCCTCCTCGCGCAGCTCTCCTCCGCGGGCCTCTTCGAGCGCGTCGGCCACACCCCCAAGTTCCTGCTCGTCGCAATGTCGGTGCTCTTCTGCATCGCCCTCTACTGCGTCCTCGCCTGCTCCAGCACCGGGGCCCACATGTTCGCCGGCGGCCTCATTGGCTTCATCTGGATCCAGTCGGGCTGGATTGGCCATGACTCCGGCCACCACCAGATCACCAAGCACCCTGCGCTCAACCGCCTCCTGCAGGTGGTATCTGGGAACTGCCTCACCGGCCTCGGCATCGCCTGGTGGAAGTTCAACCACAACACACACCACATCTCCTGCAACAGCCTCGACCATGACCCTGACCTCCAGCACTTGCCGCTCTTCGCGGTTTCCACCAAGCTCTTCAACAACCTTTGGTCAGTCTGCTACGAGCGCACCTTGGCGTTTGATGCCATATCCAAGTTCTTCGTCAGCTACCAGCACTGGACATTCTACCCGGTGATGGGATTTGCAAGGATAAATCTTCTAGTGCAGTCAATCGTGTTCCTGATCACGCAAAAGAAGGTGCGGCAGCGTTGGCTGGAGATCGCCGGAGTTGCCGCGTTCTGGGTTTGGTACCCCTTGTTGGTCTCTTGCCTGCCGAATTGGTGGGAGAGGGTTGCTTTTGTGCTTGCAAGCTTTGTGATCACGGGGATTCAGCATGTGCAGTTCTGCCTGAACCACTTCTCATCCGCCGTGTATGTTGGGCCACCAAAGGGGAACGACTGGTTTGAGAGGCAAACCGCGGGCACACTTGATATCAAGTGCTCCCCGTGGATGGATTGGTTCCATGGTGGTCTTCAGTTCCAGGTTGAACACCATTTGTTTCCTCGCCTGCCTCGGTGCCACTACAGGATGGTCGCGCCGATTGTGCGCGACCTTTGCAAGAAGCATGGGCTGTCTTATGGTGCTGCCACATTCTGGGAGGCCAATGTAATGACATGGAAGACGCTAAGGGCTGCAGCATTGCAGGCCAGGGAAGCCACCACTGGAGCTGTTCCGAAGAATCTGGTCTGGGAAGCTTTGAACACTCATGGATGA